GTTGCCCTCGATGGTGTCGGGCTTGTCACCGGCGAAGTTCACCTTGGTGGACTTGAAGGTGGCGGTCGGGAACTTGGCGGTGTCCAGGAAGTCCTCGCCCTGGATGTGGCCGTTGAAGACGGTCGAGCCGGTTTCGACCGACTTCATGTCGATCGTCACGTCCACCGCGCCGGCCTTGGCGGCCTTGTCGAGCGTGACGGTGCCGGTGACCTTGTTGAACTTGCTCAGCTGCGTCGAGAAGCCCAGATGGTTGTACGAGAACCGCGGGAAGCTGTGGGTCGGATCGACGTTGTAGGTCTCGGGGGCGGCCGTTGCGGAAGAAGCAATGGCGGCCAGGGCGACGGCGGAGAGGACTTTGGTCAGGTGCATGGTGGGGTTTCCAGGTTGAGCAGGGAGGAGAGCGGAGGGGAAAGGCGCCGCCGTGGTAGCGGCGGCGGTGGGGGTACGAAGAGAACTGGGAGGTGACGGATTGGCGGGCCGCTCAGAGCGGGCCGACGCCGCTGAGCGTGAGCTTGAACTTCACCTGGACGTCGTTGGCGACCATCGAGGTGTCGGCCCAGTCGCCTTCACCGATCTTGAAGTCCAGGCGCTTGATCGCGAAGCTGCCGTTGGCGGTGGTGATGCCGCCGGCCTGCGTCAGCGACACGGGCACGACCACATCGCGGCTGCTGCCCTTGATGGCGAGCTTGCCCGCCACCTCGAACTTGCCCGGGCCGGCCGCCTTGATGGCGCCGGACTGGAAGGTGGCCTGGGGGAACTTCGGCACGTTGAACCAGATGGCCTTGGGCAACTCGGCGTCGGCGTCCGGGCTGACCGTGGTGCTGCCAAGGTCGATGCTGAAGGCGATCTTGCCGGCCTCGGGCTTCTTCGGGTCGAAGCTCACCTGGGCGTCGAACTTGCGGAAGCGCCCTTCGACGGGCACGCCCATCTGCCTGCTGACGAAGGTGATTTCGCTCTTGGCGGGGTCGACCTTCTGCTGGGCCAGCGCGGCCTGGCTGCCCAGGAGGGCGGTGGTGCCGAGCGCGCCGGTGACGAGCATGCGGGACAGAGACTGGGGCAGTGACATGGCGGTGCGTCGTGGAAGGGTGAGGGCCTGGGACTTCAGGCGCGCTTGAAGGGGTTCATGCGGTCGAGCAGACCGTCGCGGTCGATCCACTGGTGCTTGAGCGCAGCCCCCACGTGCAGCAGCACCAGGCCGATCAGGGCAAAGGCGGCAATCGCGTGGAAGGGCTTGATGACCTCGGCCAGCGCCTTGTCGGCCGGCACGAAGTCCGGCAACGGCAGCACGCCGAACAGCACGATGGGGAAACCCGCGGCCGAGCTGTAGGCCCAGCCCACCAGCGGCACGGTGAAGAACAGCAGGTACATCAGGTGGTGCACGCCGTGGTGGGCGGCGCGCTGCCAGGCCGGCATGGCAGTGGTCATCTGGTCGCTCAGCGGCGGCGGCCGGTGGGTGAGGCGCCAGACCAGCCGCAGCACGGACAGCAGCAGGATGCACACCCCCGCCCACTTGTGCCAGCTATAGAGCTTGAGGCGCTGCGGCGAGAGCGGCAGCTCGTGCATGTACAGGCCCACCGCGAAGGCAGCCACGATGGCCAGTGCGAGCAGCCAGTGCAGCGCGATGGCGGTCAGGCCGTAGCGGGCGCCGGGGGCCGAGGAAGGTGGGGGCATGTCGAGGCGATTCGATGCGTTGAAACTGGGAGGGAGCTTAGCCGGCCAGGTTTTCCCACAGGTTCACGCTGGGTGATGCCGACGTTTGAAAACTTCGAACAGCCGTGGGGAACTTCGTCCCGCCGCATCCACCCGCCAGGCCTTTAACCGGCAAGGACGCCCAGGGCGCGCCGGCGCGCCTCCAGGGGCGCCGCCTCGCTGCCGAGCAGGCCGTGGCGCAGGCCGAAGTCGAGCGTCACCAGCGCGGCGTCCACCGTCATCTCGCCATGGGCCGCGGCGTCGAGGGCAGCGTGGACGTCCAGGCAGGTGAAGGCGGCCACCTCGCCATCCTGGTTGGCCGGCATGACCGCTGCGGGCAGTTGCAGGTCGTAGGCGTACAGGACCTCGCGTTGCAGGCCCTCGGGCAGGTCGTGGCACAGCGCCATCACGCCGCCCGGTTGGGCCGGGGCCATCTGCCCGGGCGAGAGGCCGGCCTCCTCCCAGCCTTCGCGCTGCAGGGTCTCGAAGGGGGTTTGTCCGTCGGGCACGCCGCCGCCGACGAGGTTGTCGAGCCGGCCGGGGTCGGTCGCCTTGTCGGGTGAGCGTCGGCCGATCCAGAGCTGCGTCGGCCGCCCGAGCGCATCGGCCACCCAGCCGTTGCAGTGCGCGCCCAGGGTCAGGCTGCCCCAGAAGCGCGCCGCGGCCCGTTCGATGCGCGCCAGCGGCCGGGCGCTGCCGCCATGCACGCAGGCCTCGGCCGGTGCCTGCAGCGGCCAGACCGGGTAGGTTTCGTTGCGCCAGCCGAGGATCAGACCGGCCTGGCGAAGCGCGTGGTTCAGCGCGGCAAGACGCGCATCGCGCTCCTCGGCCGGCCAGGTCAGGTGCAGGTCGCCGTTCTCTCCACGCCGCCAGCCGGCCGGGTCGAGATCGCACACGGCTTCCCGGTGATGCCGGGCGATGCTGCCGGCCCACGCCCGCGCCTGCCCGGGCGCGCTGACCCACCAGGCCACGCGGGTGGCGGGGTCGTGGTCCATCGCTTGCTCCAGGCAGGCCCAGCGCCGGGGGGTGTTCATGCGTGCGGACTCCTGCGGGTGGGCGCCAGCGGCTGCGGGTTCACGGCCGGCCCGTGTTGCTGGCGGATGTGGCAAGCGGGTCACCCCGTTCGCTGTGCCAGCGCTGCACCGCGGCAGGGATGTCGTCGAGCCGGCTGAGCAGCTGCACGCCATCGCAGCCACGCCGCAGCAGGGGCGCGAACGGCACGCCGGCCCAGATCTCGATGGCGGGATCGGTCTGGCGGCGCAGCTCCTGCAGGCTGTCGAGCACCTGGTTGGGGTTGTTGGCGCTGGAAAAGCTCAGGGCGACGACCTGGGCGCGGTGCGCCTGCGCGGCCAGCAGCAGCTCGCGCATCGGCGTCTGCCGGCCGAGGTTGAGGCAGCAGCAGCCTTCGACGCCGAACAGCGCGTCCGCCATCAGCAGCCCCAGGCCGTGGTGCTCGCCCGGGAAGGTGGCCAGCACCACCCGCGGGCGTCCCAGCGGATCCGGCGCGGGGGCGGCCGCCAGCGCCGCGCGCAGCACGGTTTCCAGCACCTCGCTGCACAGGTGCTCCTCGTAGATCTGCAGCTGGCCCCGGGACCAGGCTGTGCCCACCTCTGCGAGGAGCGGGATGGCCATCTCGGTGATGAAGCGTGCCAGCCCGCGCCGCAGCAGCGCCTGGCTCAGGCTGCGCCGCAGGCCGTGCAACTCGTGCGCGCGCAGCAGCTGCATCAGCGCGGCCACGTCGTTGGATGGCAGGCGGCGCGCCTCACCGTCGATGGTGGCCGCGGCGGCCGCGGGCAGGGCGCGGTCCAGGGCCTTGTTGGCCAATGTGGCCGACGCGGGCGACAGGGGCGGTGAGGCCGACGTGGCCGGCGGCAAGCCCCCGGCGTGGCGCAGCAGCTCGTCCAGCGGCATGGCCACCACCCTGCCCGGGCGCAGGCCGGCATCGAGCAGCCGCTTGATGTGGCGCAGCCGCTCGACTTGGTCGAGC
The Sphaerotilus microaerophilus DNA segment above includes these coding regions:
- a CDS encoding cytochrome b, with protein sequence MPPPSSAPGARYGLTAIALHWLLALAIVAAFAVGLYMHELPLSPQRLKLYSWHKWAGVCILLLSVLRLVWRLTHRPPPLSDQMTTAMPAWQRAAHHGVHHLMYLLFFTVPLVGWAYSSAAGFPIVLFGVLPLPDFVPADKALAEVIKPFHAIAAFALIGLVLLHVGAALKHQWIDRDGLLDRMNPFKRA
- a CDS encoding YceI family protein yields the protein MHLTKVLSAVALAAIASSATAAPETYNVDPTHSFPRFSYNHLGFSTQLSKFNKVTGTVTLDKAAKAGAVDVTIDMKSVETGSTVFNGHIQGEDFLDTAKFPTATFKSTKVNFAGDKPDTIEGNLTIKGVTKPVTLKVTHFVNKEHPMMKRDTIGADATTTIKRTEFNAGKYAPNVGDEVTITVSLEALK
- a CDS encoding MerR family transcriptional regulator; the encoded protein is MNTTAPTTPPDWTIAAVERDTRIGKDTLRVWERRYGFPQPVRDANGERLYPLDQVERLRHIKRLLDAGLRPGRVVAMPLDELLRHAGGLPPATSASPPLSPASATLANKALDRALPAAAAATIDGEARRLPSNDVAALMQLLRAHELHGLRRSLSQALLRRGLARFITEMAIPLLAEVGTAWSRGQLQIYEEHLCSEVLETVLRAALAAAPAPDPLGRPRVVLATFPGEHHGLGLLMADALFGVEGCCCLNLGRQTPMRELLLAAQAHRAQVVALSFSSANNPNQVLDSLQELRRQTDPAIEIWAGVPFAPLLRRGCDGVQLLSRLDDIPAAVQRWHSERGDPLATSASNTGRP
- a CDS encoding YceI family protein, producing MSLPQSLSRMLVTGALGTTALLGSQAALAQQKVDPAKSEITFVSRQMGVPVEGRFRKFDAQVSFDPKKPEAGKIAFSIDLGSTTVSPDADAELPKAIWFNVPKFPQATFQSGAIKAAGPGKFEVAGKLAIKGSSRDVVVPVSLTQAGGITTANGSFAIKRLDFKIGEGDWADTSMVANDVQVKFKLTLSGVGPL
- a CDS encoding NUDIX hydrolase, producing MNTPRRWACLEQAMDHDPATRVAWWVSAPGQARAWAGSIARHHREAVCDLDPAGWRRGENGDLHLTWPAEERDARLAALNHALRQAGLILGWRNETYPVWPLQAPAEACVHGGSARPLARIERAAARFWGSLTLGAHCNGWVADALGRPTQLWIGRRSPDKATDPGRLDNLVGGGVPDGQTPFETLQREGWEEAGLSPGQMAPAQPGGVMALCHDLPEGLQREVLYAYDLQLPAAVMPANQDGEVAAFTCLDVHAALDAAAHGEMTVDAALVTLDFGLRHGLLGSEAAPLEARRRALGVLAG